The Mucilaginibacter sp. PAMB04168 genome contains the following window.
GCAATATCCTGGCATTACAATGCAGCTGGTTATAGGTAACCATGACATTATTAAGGAGCAGCACTACCACGATATTGATATATCCACGCATCAGGAGTTGCAGGTTGGGCCGTTTTTAATGCTGCATCACCCGCAAGATAACCAGTGCCTGAATCAACATGAGCATTATGTGTTTTGTGGCCACATACACCCGGGGGTTAAGCTTAGCGGTAAAGGCCGGCAATCTGTAACACTGCCCTGCTTTGCTTTTAGTGATCGTCAGGCTATACTCCCATCTTTCGGTAAGTTTACCGGCAAGGTGGCTGTAAAGCATCATGAAACCGACAAAGTGTTCGGCATATTGGAAAATAAAGTGATTGCAGTTTAATGATGCGCCAGGTAATCGCGCACTATAAATTCTAAGCGGCTAAAGCTTGCATCACGCTCTATAATTTCCCATTTACCGTTCAATACATAATAGGTAGGTATTTTATTGATAGCCCACTGCTGCGCATTGGCCGATTCATCACCTTTCAGGTCGGCATATTGCGGCCAGG
Protein-coding sequences here:
- the pdeM gene encoding ligase-associated DNA damage response endonuclease PdeM, which codes for MSAGLNFNILEQDLLLLPERAIYWRQHKALIVADVHLGKSGHFRKAGIAVPPQVGHEDLNCLTKLIHLHKPEKIWFLGDLFHSSMNGDWHDFAQWRQQYPGITMQLVIGNHDIIKEQHYHDIDISTHQELQVGPFLMLHHPQDNQCLNQHEHYVFCGHIHPGVKLSGKGRQSVTLPCFAFSDRQAILPSFGKFTGKVAVKHHETDKVFGILENKVIAV